From the Carya illinoinensis cultivar Pawnee chromosome 4, C.illinoinensisPawnee_v1, whole genome shotgun sequence genome, one window contains:
- the LOC122306724 gene encoding phospholipase A1-Igamma2, chloroplastic-like → MLAIPLSSTVLPAFSTIINKNTLQSITHVPVPFLRKNYHLGVSNFYTKTVTTQFNVLPKTSDYSSLSTNLTEPEKERSTPQVEQDDEDQHEITIQLPAAEYQIADFWREIHGQNDWVDLLDPIDRRLRSELIRYGEMAQACYDAFDYNPFSKYCGTSKYTPSEFFDSLGMSQIGYDVSRYLLATSNINLPNFFRNSASPKVWSKHANWMGYIAVSNDETSRRLGRRDITIAWRGTVTRLEWMEDIKDFLVPISSKIPCPDTTAKVQTGFLDLYTEKDEDCKYCRLSAREQILSEVKRLLDKYADEEVSITITGHSLGAALAFLSAYDIVETSLKDLAADRPVVPVCVFTFAGPRVGNVVFRERLESTLGLKVLRVVNVHDVVPKVPGLFFNERSPPVMMKFAKWLPWSYSHVGVELALDHWNSPFLKRAVHDDPVRAHNLEAHLHLLDGYHGKDHKFELACGRDIALVNKASDFLEDEYLVPPHWRQDENKGMVRNKDGHWVQPERRVHDHYCHGTPDDDHVKCLDLASDDQYGDAAAAA, encoded by the exons ATGTTAGCCATTCCTCTCTCTAGCACTGTCCTTCCGGCCTTCAGTACAATAATAAACAAGAACACCCTCCAATCCATAACTCATGTTCCAGTACCATTTCTCCGAAAAAACTACCATCTTGGAGTTTCAAACTTTTACACAAAAACAGTAACAACACAATTCAACGTACTCCCCAAAACAAGCGACTACTCATCCTTATCAACCAACCTCACCGAGCCCGAGAAAGAGAGATCAACACCGCAAGTAGAACAAGATGACGAAGATCAACATGAAATCACCATCCAATTACCGGCAGCTGAGTACCAAATAGCCGATTTCTGGCGTGAAATCCACGGCCAAAACGACTGGGTTGACCTACTCGATCCCATTGATCGGCGTCTTCGATCGGAGCTGATCCGGTACGGCGAAATGGCACAAGCATGTTACGACGCCTTCGATTATAACCCCTTTTCCAAGTACTGCGGCACCAGTAAGTACACGCCAAGTGAATTCTTTGACTCCCTAGGAATGTCACAGATCGGTTACGATGTCTCTCGCTACCTGTTGGCGACCTCAAACATCAATCTACCAAACTTTTTCAGGAATTCAGCTTCCCCTAAAGTGTGGAGCAAGCACGCTAATTGGATGGGATACATCGCTGTTTCAAACGACGAAACCTCCCGGCGCTTAGGCCGCCGTGACATAACTATTGCATGGAGAGGCACAGTGACACGGCTAGAGTGGATGGAGGACATCAAGGATTTCCTAGTGCCAATTTCTTCTAAAATCCCATGCCCGGATACAACTGCGAAAGTCCAAACAGGGTTTTTAGACCTCTATACAGAAAAGGATGAGGACTGCAAGTATTGCAGGCTTTCAGCGAGGGAGCAGATACTCTCCGAGGTCAAAAGGTTACTCGATAAGTACGCAGACGAAGAAGTAAGCATTACCATCACGGGGCATAGTCTCGGCGCTGCGTTGGCCTTTCTAAGCGCGTACGATATCGTTGAAACGAGCTTGAAAGATTTAGCCGCGGACAGGCCGGTCGTGCCGGTGTGCGTGTTCACGTTTGCGGGTCCAAGAGTAGGGAATGTGGTGTTCAGGGAGAGGCTGGAGTCGACGTTGGGTTTGAAGGTGTTGAGGGTGGTGAATGTTCACGACGTGGTGCCGAAGGTGCCGGGGCTATTTTTCAACGAGCGGTCACCCCCGGTGATGATGAAGTTTGCAAAGTGGTTGCCGTGGAGTTACTCGCACGTTGGGGTTGAGCTTGCATTGGACCACTGGAACTCGCCGTTCTTGAAGCGGGCTGTTCATGATGATCCAGTTCGTGCACATAATTTGGAGGCTCACCTGCATTTGCTTGATGG ATATCATGGAAAAGACCATAAATTTGAGCTAGCATGTGGAAGAGATATTGCATTGGTGAACAAAGCCTCTGATTTCCTGGAAGATGAATATTTGGTCCCGCCTCACTGGAGGCAGGATGAAAACAAGGGAATGGTGAGGAACAAGGATGGGCACTGGGTGCAGCCCGAACGCCGAGTACATGATCACTATTGTCATGGAACTCCGGACGATGATCATGTGAAGTGTTTAGACCTGGCTTCAGATGATCAATATGGggatgctgctgctgctgcttag
- the LOC122306524 gene encoding uncharacterized protein LOC122306524, which translates to MILSWILNSLSKEIAASVIYVESAKEMWSDLQERFSQGNGPQIFGLQKTISSLMQNDLSISAYFTQIKGLWDELNYRPLPVWSYGDPPEIDSMMIPSIPFAALSSSTKHVHQNKPSTRKDRPICSHCSVPGHTIDKCFKLHRTLPLENDWEG; encoded by the exons ATGATTTTGTCTTGGATCCTCAATTCTCTTTCCAAAGAAATTGCCGCTAGTGTCATATATGTGGAATCTGCCAAAGAAATGTGGTCTGACCTTCAAGAAAGATTTTCTCAAGGTAATGGACCTCAAATTTTCGGGTTGCAGAAGACTATTTCTTCGCTAATGCAAAATGACCTTTCTATCAGTGCCTATTTCACTCAAATAAAGGGTCTATGGGATGAGTTGAACTATAGACCCTTACCTGTGTGGTCCTATGGAG ATCCTCCTGAAATTGATTCAATGATGATTCCAAGTATTCCATTTGCTGCACTTTCTTCTTCCACTAAACATGTCCACCAAAATAAGCCTTCTACTCGAAAAGATAGACCTATTTGCTCTCATTGCTCTGTTCCTGGGCATACTATTGACAAATGCTTCAAGTTACACAG GACCTTACCATTGGAGAATGATTGGGAAGGGTAA
- the LOC122306526 gene encoding secreted RxLR effector protein 161-like, translating to MTKIPYASVLGSLIYAQIYTRPDISFAVDMLGRYQSNPGMSHWKAAKRVLRYLQGTKDYQLTFRRTDNLEVTGYSDSDFAGCFDSRKSTSGYVFLLAGGAISWKSMKQTITTSSTMEAEFVACFEATVHGLWLRNFISGLGVVDSIERPLRIYCDNSSAIFFSKNDRHSKGAKHMELKYLSVKEEVQKQTMSIEHIRTTLMIADPLTKGLVVKQFKEHVDRMGLMM from the coding sequence ATGACAAAAATCCCCTATGCTTCGGTTTTGGGGAGTTTGATATATGCACAGATTTACACAAGGCCAGACATCAGTTTTGCAGTTGACATGCTTGGGCGTTACCAGAGTAACCCAGGGATGTCTCATTGGAAAGCAGCAAAGAGGGTATTGCGATATCTGCAAGGAACTAAGGATTACCAGCTTACCTTTAGGAGAACTGACAACTTAGAGGTAACTGGATACTCAGACTCTGATTTTGCCGGTTGTTTTGATAGTAGGAAATCTACTTCTGGATATGTTTTCCTACTAGCCGGTGGAGCGATCTCATGGAAAAGTATGAAGCAAACTATCACTACTTCATCAACAATGGAGGCTGAGTTTGTGGCATGCTTTGAGGCCACAGTGCATGGTTTATGGCTGAGGAACTTTATCTCAGGGCTTGGAGTTGTTGACTCTATAGAAAGGCCACTgagaatttattgtgataattcctctgcaatttttttctccaaaaatgatAGGCATTCTAAAGGTGCTAAACACATGGAGCTCAAATACCTAAGTGTCAAGGAGGAAGTACAGAAACAGACAATGTCCATAGAACATATTCGTACTACGCTTATGATAGCAGACCCATTAACAAAGGGTCTAGTAGTGAAACAGTTTAAAGAACATGTTGACAGAATGGGTCTTATGATGTAA
- the LOC122307899 gene encoding phospholipase A1-Igamma2, chloroplastic-like, protein MLAISVSSTVLPAFSTIINTKNTLQSIIHVPVPFLVQNSHLGVSNFYTKTPTRLNVLLKTSDYSSSSTNLAETEKERSIPQVEQDEEEHEITIQSPAAESQLAKYFWHEIHGQNDWVDLLNPMDRRLRSELMRYGEMAQACYDAFDYNPFSKYCGTCRYMRSEFFDSLGMSQLGYDVSRYLFAASNINLPNFFRNSASPCKVLSKHANWIGYVAVSNDETSRRIGRRDITIAWRGTVTQLEWIEDIKDFLVPISSKIPCPDPTVKVQTGFFDLYTEKEEDSKYCRLSAREQILSKVRRLLDKYADEEVSITIKGHSLGAALAILSAYDIVETSLKELAADRPVVPVCVFSFAGPRVGNVMFRERLESTLGLKVLRVVNVHDMVPKVPGFFFNERSPPMMMKYAKWLPWSYSHVGVELELDHINSPFLKQAVHDDPIRAHNLEGLLHLLDGYHGKNHKFELASGRDIALVNKASDFLEDEYLVPANWRQDENKGMVRNKDGHWVQLERRVYDLYCHGAPDDDHVMHCLDLASDDQYHGDAAAAA, encoded by the exons ATGTTAGCCATTTCTGTCTCTAGCACTGTCCTTCCAGCCTTCAGTACCATTATAAACACCAAGAACACCCTCCAATCCATAATTCATGTTCCAGTACCATTTCTAGTACAAAACTCCCATCTTGGAGTTTCAAACTTTTACACAAAAACACCAACACGACTCAACGTACTCCTCAAAACAAGCGACTACTCATCCTCATCAACCAACCTCGCCGAGACCGAGAAAGAGAGATCAATACCGCAAGTAGAACAAGATGAAGAAGAACATGAAATAACCATACAATCACCGGCAGCTGAGAGTCAACTAGCTAAATATTTCTGGCACGAAATCCATGGCCAAAACGACTGGGTTGACCTACTCAATCCCATGGACCGGCGCCTTCGGTCGGAGCTGATGCGGTACGGCGAAATGGCACAAGCATGTTACGACGCCTTCGATTATAACCCCTTTTCCAAGTATTGCGGCACCTGTAGGTATATGCGAAGTGAATTCTTCGACTCCCTAGGAATGTCACAGCTCGGCTACGATGTCTCTCGCTACCTGTTTGCTGCCTCAAACATCAATCTACCAAACTTTTTCAGGAATTCGGCTTCCCCTTGTAAAGTGTTGAGCAAGCATGCTAATTGGATTGGATACGTCGCCGTTTCAAACGACGAAACGTCCCGGCGCATAGGCCGCCGTGACATAACTATTGCATGGAGAGGCACAGTGACACAGCTGGAGTGGATAGAGGACATCAAAGATTTCCTCGTGCCAATTTCTTCGAAAATCCCATGCCCGGATCCAACTGTGAAAGTCCAAACAGGGTTTTTCGACCTCTATACAGAAAAGGAAGAGGACAGCAAGTATTGCAGGCTTTCAGCGAGAGAGCAGATACTTTCCAAGGTCAGAAGGTTACTCGATAAGTACGCAGACGAAGAAGTAAGCATTACCATCAAGGGGCATAGTCTCGGGGCTGCGTTGGCCATTCTAAGCGCGTACGATATAGTTGAAACGAGCTTGAAAGAGTTAGCCGCGGACAGGCCGGTCGTGCCGGTCTGCGTGTTCTCGTTTGCGGGTCCGAGAGTCGGGAATGTGATGTTCAGGGAGAGGCTGGAGTCGACGTTGGGTTTGAAGGTGTTGAGGGTGGTGAATGTTCACGACATGGTGCCGAAGGTGCCGGGGTTTTTTTTCAACGAGCGATCGCCGCCGATGATGATGAAGTATGCAAAGTGGTTGCCGTGGAGTTACTCGCACGTTGGGGTTGAGCTTGAATTGGATCACATTAACTCGCCGTTCTTAAAGCAGGCTGTTCATGATGATCCGATTCGTGCGCATAATTTGGAGGGTCTCCTGCATTTGCTTGATGG ATACCATGGAAAAAACCATAAATTTGAGCTAGCAAGTGGAAGAGATATTGCATTGGTGAACAAAGCCTCTGATTTCCTGGAAGATGAATATTTGGTCCCGGCTAATTGGAGGCAGGATGAAAACAAGGGAATGGTGAGGAACAAGGATGGGCACTGGGTGCAGCTCGAACGCCGAGTATATGATCTCTATTGTCACGGAGCTCCGGATGATGATCATGTCATGCACTGTTTAGACCTGGCTTCAGATGATCAATATCATGGggatgctgctgctgctgcttag